The following coding sequences lie in one Phalacrocorax aristotelis chromosome 4, bGulAri2.1, whole genome shotgun sequence genomic window:
- the UTP3 gene encoding something about silencing protein 10, translating to MRTRRGTVLRPPARPAEEEEDEEDGAPAGPEGLADEVEDFHEARFRAVMAALESGEEAGDSEEEEEEEVLGLQLPEEDSEEEEEEEVLGLQLPEEEEEVQELDLYVDPSAEEDGGGEEEEDDGEGEEEGEAKDDDGDLSMESDLEEHRQDTRLPHELSWGQRKQLYYDTDYGSDAQAKGKRSQQEVDAEEEEEEQEAKVIQRRLVQDLGEDDYGLDVIQGYLAEQQKTDDRKGQKIDKDLQALSKKEQLKLLKQESPELLQLIEDFEVKLMELKDELHPLLEMVKNGTIPQGKGSRYLQTKYHLYLSYCANISFYLVLKSKRIPVHSHPIIERLVTYRNIINDLAVIDQKLSSEVRMLLKNYYDKKETKLRKEKKFAVFLPLDVKKNKPKHVPALANSQATADEPSDGSDMDEEAALKYYKMMEEKLKLKRKRTEDQDTLEEEAELEGEDPNKKRGVTYQMIKNKGLTPRRKKIDRNPRVKHREKFRRAKIRRKGQVREVRRELHRYDGELSGIRAGVKKSRKLQ from the coding sequence ATGAGGACCCGGCGCGGCACCGTCCTGCGGccgccggcccgccccgccgaggaggaggaggatgaggaggatgGCGCTCCGGCGGGCCCCGAGGGGCTGGCGGATGAGGTGGAGGATTTCCACGAGGCGCGGTTCCGAGCGGTGATGGCTGCCCTGGAGAGCGGGGAGGAGGCCGGGGAcagcgaggaggaggaagaggaggaagtgctggggctgcagctgcccgAGGAGGacagcgaggaggaggaggaggaagaagtgctggggctgcagctgcccgaggaggaggaggaggtacaGGAGCTGGATCTTTATGTGGACCCTAGTGCAGAAGAggatggaggaggggaggaggaggaagatgatggagaaggggaggaggaaggtgaggcTAAAGATGATGATGGGGACCTGTCCATGGAAAGCGACTTGGAGGAGCACCGTCAGGACACTAGGCTCCCCCACGAACTCTCGTGGGGCCAACGTAAGCAGCTCTACTACGACACAGACTACGGGAGCGATGCCCAGGCCAAGGGCAAACGCAGCCAGCAAGAAGTTgatgctgaggaggaggaagaggagcaggaggctAAAGTCATCCAGAGGCGGTTGGTGCAGGACTTAGGGGAAGATGATTACGGGCTGGATGTGATCCAGGGCTATCTGGctgagcagcagaaaacagatgaCAGGAAGGGGCAGAAGATTGACAAGGATTTGCAGGCCCTTTCCaagaaggagcagctgaagctgctgaagcaggagTCTCCTGAGCTCCTGCAACTGATTGAGGACTTTGAAGTCAAGCTAATGGAGCTCAAGGATGAACTGCACCCGCTGCTGGAAATGGTCAAAAACGGCACTATCCCACAGGGGAAAGGCAGTCGCTATCTGCAGACCAAGTATCATCTCTACCTGAGTTACTGTGCCAATATCAGCTTCTACTTGGTTTTGAAGTCCAAGAGGATACCGGTTCATAGTCACCCCATTATCGAGCGACTGGTTACTTATAGAAATATAATCAATGACCTTGCTGTTATAGATCAGAAGCTGTCCTCAGAAGTTCGTATGCTTTTGAAAAACTACTATGATAAGAAGGAAACTAAATTACGGAAGGAGAAGAAGTTTGCGGTGTTTCTCCCACTGGatgttaagaaaaacaaaccaaaacacgTTCCTGCGCTTGCTAATAGCCAGGCTACTGCTGATGAACCATCAGATGGGTCGGACATGGATGAAGAGGCTGCCCTAAAATACTACAAGATGATGGAGGAGAAGCTGAAACTCAAGAGGAAGAGGACTGAGGACCAAGACACGCTTGAAGAAGAAGCGGAATTGGAAGGAGAGGATCCAAATAAAAAGAGAGGTGTGACCTACCAGATGATCAAGAACAAAGGCCTCACGCCCAGAAGGAAGAAGATTGATCGCAACCCCAGGGTCAAGCATCGGGAGAAGTTTCGGCGAGCCAAGATTCGCCGCAAAGGCCAGGTCCGTGAAGTTCGGAGGGAATTGCACAGATATGATGGGGAACTATCTGGCATTCGTGCTGGAGTTAAGAAAAGCAGGAAGCTTCAGTGA